CCCCAGGGCGAACCGGATGTTCTCGCTGTACTCCCGAGACGTCATCCCCCGACGGCTGTAGACGGTCACCCCCTCTTCGGCCAGGGCGGCGCAGACGTCGTCCTGGGTCGAGAGGGGATTGCTCCCCGCCGCGGTCACCTCGGCCCCAAGCCGGGCCAGGGTGCGCAGCAGACAGGCCGTCTTGGCCTCCAGGTGGAGACAGGTGGCGATCCGGCTCCCCGCCAGCGGCTGCTCCTCTCTATAGCGTTCTTCCAGCAGATTGAGCACCGGCATGAACTGCCGGGCCCAGGCAAGCTTTCTGCGGCCCTCCGGGGCCAGGGCGGCATTGGCGATACGGCTTGGTTCCATAGCGCTATCTCCCTTCCCGTTTCTTCTTCAGGTCTTCCGCCCGCTCCCGCAGGCTTTCGGCAAAGGGCGGCATCAACACGCCCTGTTCGGTCACGATCGCGCTGATCAGCTCCGCCGGGGTCACGTCGAAGGCGGGGTTCCACACCGGAATCGCTTCGGCCACGATGGGCGCCCCCGCAAACCGGCGTACCTCCTCGGGGTTGCGTTCCTCGATCACGATCTCCGACCCCTCGGAGAGCGCCATATCCACGGTGCTCCAGGGCGCCGCCACATAGAAGGGGACATCGTGGTGCCGGGCCAGGACAGCGAGACTGTAGGTGCCGATCTTGTTCGCGGTGTCCCCGCCTGCAGCGATCCGGTCGGCGCCGACCACCACGGCGTCCACCGCCCCCTGTTGCATCAGCGCGCCGGCCATGCCGTCGCAGATCACCGTCACGGGGATGCCGTCGGCGGCCAGCTCCCAGGCGGTGAGGCGTCCGCCCTGAAGCACCGGGCGGGTCTCGTCGGCATAGACGGCGACCCTCTTGCCCTGCTCCACGGCCGCACGGACCACCCCCAGGGCCGTTCCGTAGCCGCAGGTCGCCAGAGCCCCGGCATTGCAGTGGGTCAGGACAGTGGAACGCCACCCCAGCAGCTTGGCGCCGTAGGCCCCCAGCCGCCGGTTGGCGGCGACGTCCTCGGTGCGCAGTGCTTCGGCTTCCCGCAGCAGCGTCTCCGCCAGGGAACCCTCGGGCGTCTCCTCCGCCCGGCGGCGGATACGCTCCAGCGCCCAGAAGAGGTTCACCGCCGTGGGGCGTGTCTTCCCCAGCCGTTCCACAGCCCAGTGGAGAGCCTTGCGCCCGTCCCGGGCGGCCAGGGCCGCACCGTAGGCCGCGGCCGCGCCGATGGCCGGCGCGCCCCGGACGGTCATGTTCTCGATGGCCGCCGCCGTCTCCTCGGCATCGCCACAGACAACAAAGCGGACCTCGCTTGGGATGGCCCGCTGGTCAAGCAGCTCTAGCGCTCCGTTGTTCCAACGGAGTGTTTCCGGCACCATGCAATCTCCTCCTCGGCGGAACCGCTCACCCCGACGCAGCCGGAGGCCGGACAGACTATTCCTCCGGCGCCTCCGTCACGGCGTCCACCACGGCATCGGCGACACCGTCCAGAAAGTGCAGCGCCACACGCTTCCCTTCGTGGAGCTCCCGCACACTGCGGATCCTGGCACCGTCTCGATCTTCGCAGGAGATGAAGCCGCGTTCCAGAATTCGTAGTGGCGAGGCCCCGTTGAGCCGCGCCGCCAGTCTCTCCAGTTTCGATTTGGTCTGTTCCAGACGACGCCCTATCGCCGCGGCGCCGCGGTCATGAAGGCTCTGGACCTCCCGGAGGGCAGGCTCCATATGGCCGTACCGCAGGGCCCGAACCAGTGCCTCCCGGCGCCGTCCAAGCTGTTCGTTCAGCTGTGCCAGCCTGCCCCGCTGCGCCCGCTCCATGCGGTTGCGTTCCTTCAGGAGCGCGGCCAGCAGCTCCCCCCGGTCGGGGAGCACCGTCTCCGCCGCCGCGGAGGGCGTCGGGGCGGATCTGTCTGCAGCCAGGTCGGCCAGGGATTCGTCGATCTCGTGACCGATGCCCGTCACCAGCGGCACCGGCGAACGGCGGAC
This DNA window, taken from Synergistales bacterium, encodes the following:
- the mtnA gene encoding S-methyl-5-thioribose-1-phosphate isomerase gives rise to the protein MVPETLRWNNGALELLDQRAIPSEVRFVVCGDAEETAAAIENMTVRGAPAIGAAAAYGAALAARDGRKALHWAVERLGKTRPTAVNLFWALERIRRRAEETPEGSLAETLLREAEALRTEDVAANRRLGAYGAKLLGWRSTVLTHCNAGALATCGYGTALGVVRAAVEQGKRVAVYADETRPVLQGGRLTAWELAADGIPVTVICDGMAGALMQQGAVDAVVVGADRIAAGGDTANKIGTYSLAVLARHHDVPFYVAAPWSTVDMALSEGSEIVIEERNPEEVRRFAGAPIVAEAIPVWNPAFDVTPAELISAIVTEQGVLMPPFAESLRERAEDLKKKREGR